From Campylobacter upsaliensis, the proteins below share one genomic window:
- a CDS encoding nuclear transport factor 2 family protein: MLKNLTKAYIKAFNDRNLESVEALLDEDFILQDPAVKRIEGKQKALEAVESIFSSCKNLSFSAKNIYEDGQTTFIEFILKLDEVKLEGVDILEWQGDKIKELRAYLDLPK; the protein is encoded by the coding sequence ATGCTTAAAAATTTGACAAAAGCTTACATTAAGGCTTTTAATGATAGGAACTTAGAGAGTGTTGAGGCTCTTTTAGATGAGGATTTTATTTTACAAGACCCTGCTGTAAAAAGGATAGAAGGGAAGCAAAAAGCCCTTGAGGCGGTTGAGAGCATTTTTTCTTCTTGTAAAAATTTAAGCTTTAGTGCGAAAAATATTTATGAAGATGGACAAACGACCTTCATAGAATTTATCTTAAAGCTTGATGAGGTAAAGCTTGAGGGTGTGGATATTTTGGAGTGGCAAGGAGATAAGATTAAAGAACTTCGTGCTTATTTGGATTTACCTAAATGA